In Deltaproteobacteria bacterium, the DNA window CGTAAGCGGCCTTTTTGCGCAAATCGAGGACGACGGGATCGATTGCCTTCGTGTCCTCCACCGCATCGTGGATAACGCGCGCGAGGTCTAAAATGGTATTCTTTATTTTTGAACTTTGAGTTTTGACATTTGACATTTCAGTTCCTGATCTGTCCCTCTCCATGCACCACGAATTTCGTTGTTGTCAGCTCGGCCAACCCCATCGGTCCGAAGGCGTGGATCTTGGTGGTCGAGATGCCGATCTCCGCTCCCAGCCCCAGCTGGTTTCCATCGTTAAAACGGGTGGAGGCGTTCACCATCACGCACGATGAGTCGAGACTCTTCACAAATTTTTCGGCATTCGTCTGATTTTTGGTGACAATTGCCTCGGTGTGGTTCGATCCGTAGCGGCGAATGAGGTCAATCGCCTCATCGATATGGCTTACGATACCGACCGAGAGAATAAGATCGAGATATTCCGTCGTCCAGTCGTGCGCCGTCGCCTTTTTCATTCCTTTGACGATCGCAGACGCTTTCTTGTCGCCGCGAAGTTCGACTCCATTTCTTTTGAGATGATCCGCCAGACACGGGAGAAACGATCCGGCGATTTTTTCGTGGACAAAGACATTCTCCACCGCATTGCAGACGCCGGGGCGGGAGACCTTGGCGTTTTCGACAATCGATAAGGCCATATCCCAATCAGCCGATTCGTCCACAAAGATACTGCAAACCCCCTTGTCATGGCGCACCACCGGAATCCGGGTATGTTCCGCCACAAATTTCATCAACCCCTCACCGCCACGGGGAATGATGAGATCAATCAGGCCGTCGAGCTTGAGCAGTGTCTTCAGAAGGGTTCGATCGGGAGAAGGGACAACGGTTACCACCTCCGGCGGAATCCCCTTTTTCTTTAAAACATCCTGAAGAATTTTTCCAAGCGCCCGGTTGGAATGGATCGCCTCCGACCCGCCGCGAAGGAGAACAGCGTTTCCCGATTTGAAACAGAGCCCTGCGGCATCCACCGTGACATTCGGACGCGACTCATAAATCACGCCGATGACGCCAAGCGGAATCCGGACCCGCGCGACCTTAAGCCCGTTGGGGCGGACCCATTGCGATACCGTCTCTCCCACCGGATCGGTCAGCCCCGCCACTTCTTCCAAGCCTTGCGCCATCTCGTCGATTCTTTTTTCGTTTAAAAGAAGGCGGTCGATGAGATGTTTTTTAAGCCCCCCTGTTTCGGCTGTATGGATGTCTTTTGCATTCTCCCTGATTATTTCGGACGCCCGGGAGCGCAGTTCGTCCGCCATCGCCTTGAGCGCCTCATTCTTGACGGAGGTGTCGAGGGTCAAGAGGGAGGCCGCCCCTTTTTTACATTTTTCGCCTAATTTTATTAACGAGGTCGCGTTCATAAAATCACCAGATCATCCCGGTTGACCACCTCATCATAATATTTATAGCCGAGAATTTTTTCGATCGCCGTACTTTTTTGTCCCCTGATTTTTTCGATATCGCGCGAATGATAGCCGGCCAGACCCCGCGCCAGCGGCTTGCCGGCCTGATTTAATATTTCCACCGCATCGCCAACATCAAAATCCCCCTCGACCTCCAAGATGCCGGAGGGGAGGAGACTCTTCTTTTTTTGCGTCAATGCCGCCGCCGCCCCTTCGTCGATGACGATCTTTCCCACCGCCTTAAGCGTGTAGCCGATCCAGTATTTCCGGCTCGAGAGTGTCTCGGCGCGCGGCAGAAACAGAGTCCCTACATCGTCGCCCACCATCACTTTCGAGATGATTTTAGGATCCTCCCCTCCCACAACCCACGTCGGCACACCGTAAAAGGCGGCCTGATAGGCCGCCTTCAGCTTTGTGGTCATCCCGCCGGTGCTTTTTTCACTCCGCGTATCGTCGGCAAACTTGAATGTCTCCTCATCGACATTCTCCACCAGGCCGATCCGCCGGGCCTCTTTAAACTTGCGGGGATCTTTGTCGTAAAAACCGTCGATGTCGGTCAAAATCAGGAGCAGATCGGCATCCACCAGATGGGAAACCAGCGCCGAGAGTTGGTCGTTGTCCCCCACCTGGATCTCCTCCACCGCCACCGAGTCGTTTTCATTCACCACCGGCACCGCCTTCGACCGAAAAAGCTCCGCAAAGGCATGCTTGGCGGTCAAAAAACGGTGACGGTCTTTCAGATCGTCGCGTGTCAACAAAATTTGGGCCACATGGAGGCCCGCCTTTTGAAAGGCATTGGAATAATGGCGAACCAGGACCGGT includes these proteins:
- a CDS encoding glutamate-5-semialdehyde dehydrogenase, which produces MNATSLIKLGEKCKKGAASLLTLDTSVKNEALKAMADELRSRASEIIRENAKDIHTAETGGLKKHLIDRLLLNEKRIDEMAQGLEEVAGLTDPVGETVSQWVRPNGLKVARVRIPLGVIGVIYESRPNVTVDAAGLCFKSGNAVLLRGGSEAIHSNRALGKILQDVLKKKGIPPEVVTVVPSPDRTLLKTLLKLDGLIDLIIPRGGEGLMKFVAEHTRIPVVRHDKGVCSIFVDESADWDMALSIVENAKVSRPGVCNAVENVFVHEKIAGSFLPCLADHLKRNGVELRGDKKASAIVKGMKKATAHDWTTEYLDLILSVGIVSHIDEAIDLIRRYGSNHTEAIVTKNQTNAEKFVKSLDSSCVMVNASTRFNDGNQLGLGAEIGISTTKIHAFGPMGLAELTTTKFVVHGEGQIRN
- the proB gene encoding glutamate 5-kinase, with product MNDRQRIVKHTRRLVIKIGGSVLTNDKGVRIALIQGIARQVASVRKGGIEVVIVSSGAIACGMGVLKLKKRPHEIPQKQAVAAIGQPVLVRHYSNAFQKAGLHVAQILLTRDDLKDRHRFLTAKHAFAELFRSKAVPVVNENDSVAVEEIQVGDNDQLSALVSHLVDADLLLILTDIDGFYDKDPRKFKEARRIGLVENVDEETFKFADDTRSEKSTGGMTTKLKAAYQAAFYGVPTWVVGGEDPKIISKVMVGDDVGTLFLPRAETLSSRKYWIGYTLKAVGKIVIDEGAAAALTQKKKSLLPSGILEVEGDFDVGDAVEILNQAGKPLARGLAGYHSRDIEKIRGQKSTAIEKILGYKYYDEVVNRDDLVIL